The proteins below come from a single Onychomys torridus chromosome 18, mOncTor1.1, whole genome shotgun sequence genomic window:
- the Brpf3 gene encoding bromodomain and PHD finger-containing protein 3 isoform X1 has protein sequence MRKPRRKSRQNAEGRRSPSPYSLKCSPTRETLTYAQAQRIVEVDIDGRLHRISIYDPLKIITEDELTAQDITECNSNKENSEQPQFPAKSKKPSSKGKKKESCSKHASGTSFHLPQPSFRVVDTGSQPEAPPLPAAYYRYIEKPPEDLDAEVEYDMDEEDLAWLDMVNEKRRVDGHSVVSPDTFELLVDRLEKESYLESRSSGAQQSLIDEDAFCCVCLDDECHNSNVILFCDICNLAVHQECYGVPYIPEGQWLCRCCLQSPSRPVDCVLCPNKGGAFKQTSDGHWAHVVCAIWIPEVCFANTVFLEPIEGIDNIPPARWKLTCYICKQKGLGAAIQCHKVNCYTAFHVTCAQRAGLFMKIEPMRETSLNGTIFTVRKTAYCEAHSPCVTTARRKGDSPRSLSEAGDEDGLKEGGREEDEEEAEEEDQEGQGGVGSPLKAVSKKHKMSLKQKMKEPEEAGRETPSTTVPMVTVPQIPSYRLNKICSGLSFQRKNQFMQRLHNYWLLKRQARNGVPLIRRLHSHLQSQRNAEQREQDEKTSAVKEELKYWQKLRHDLERARLLIELIRKREKLKREQVRVQQAAMELELMPFTVLLRTTLDLLQEKDPAHIFAEPVSLSEVPDYLEFISKPMDFSTMRRKLESHLYHTLEEFEEDFNLIVTNCMKYNAKDTIFHRAAVRLRDLGGAILRHARRQAENIGYDLERGTHLPESPKLEDFYRFSWEDVDNILIPENRAHLSPEVQLKELLEKLDLVSAMRSSGARTRRVRMLRREINALRQKLAQPAPPQLLSVTKTVSNGELPAGPRGDAAALEQALQEEPEDDGDRDDSKLPAPPTLEPTGPAPSLSEQESPPDPPTLKPISDSKPSGRSLKSQEVEDDELLEKSALQLGSESLRCLLSDNGIDRLSPVNPDSPPGTPLSGVGRRTSVLFKKAKNGVKMQRSPDGALENGEDHGAVDSPASPASTEDEHCSRKRPRSRGCSDSEGARSPRQEEEPGMTNGFGKHTESGSDSECSLGLSGGLAFEAGSGLTPPKRSRGKPALSRVPFLEGVNGDADHSGSGRSLLMPFEDRGDLEPLELVWAKCRGYPSYPALIIDPKMPREGLLHNGVPIPVPPLDVLKLGEQKQAEAGEKLFLVLFFDNKRTWQWLPRDKVLPLGVEDTVDKLKMLEGRKTSIRKSVQVAYDRAMIHLSRVRGPHSFVTSSYL, from the exons ATGAGGAAACCTCGGCGAAAGTCACGGCAGAATGCCGAGGGCCGGAGATCCCCATCCCCATATAGTCTTAAGTGCTCACCCACACGAGAGACATTGACATATGCCCAAGCCCAGAGGATTGTCGAGGTCGACATCGATGGCCGCCTACATCGTATCAGCATTTATGACCCACTCAAGATCATCACTGAAGATGAGCTAACTGCTCAGGATATCACTGAATGCAACAGTAACAAGGAAAACAGTGAGCAGCCTCAGTTCCCTGCCAAGTCCAAGAAACCCTCATCTAAAGGCAAGAAGAAGGAGTCCTGTTCCAAGCATGCATCTGGCACCTCCTTCCACCTCCCGCAGCCCAGCTTTCGTGTGGTGGATACGGGTAGCCAGCCGGAAGCACCCCCATTGCCTGCTGCTTATTACCGCTACATTGAGAAGCCTCCCGAAGACCTGGATGCAGAGGTGGAATATGACATGGATGAGGAGGACCTTGCCTGGCTAGACATGGTCAACGAGAAGCGTCGAGTAGATGGGCACAGTGTGGTGTCCCCAGATACCTTCGAGCTGCTGGTGGACCGGCTTGAGAAGGAGTCATACTTGGAAAGTCGCAGCAGTGGGGCTCAGCAATCACTAATTGATGAAGACGCCTTCTGCTGTGTGTGCCTGGATGATGAATGCCACAATAGCAACGTCATCCTGTTCTGTGACATCTGCAACTTAGCCGTGCACCAGGAGTGCTACGGTGTCCCCTACATCCCAGAGGGCCAGTGGCTATGCCGCTGCTGCCTACAGTCTCCCTCTCGGCCAGTAGATTGTGTCCTTTGCCCCAATAAAGGTGGGGCCTTCAAACAGACCAGCGATGGCCACTGGGCCCATGTAGTCTGTGCCATCTGGATCCCTGAAGTCTGCTTTGCCAATACCGTGTTCCTGGAGCCCATCGAGGGCATTGACAACATTCCACCTGCCCGCTGGAAACTGACCTGCTATATCTGCAAGCAGAAAGGGCTGGGTGCCGCCATCCAGTGCCATAAAGTGAACTGCTACACTGCCTTCCATGTGACATGCGCACAGCGGGCTGGACTCTTCATGAAGATTGAGCCCATGAGAGAAACCAGCCTCAATGGCACCATCTTTACCGTGCGAAAGACCGCGTACTGTGAGGCCCACTCTCCCTGTGTTACCACTGCCAGGAGAAAGGGTGACTCACCCAGAAGCCTCAGTGAGGCGGGGGATGAGGACGGGCTGAAAGAGGGTGGCAGGGAGGAGGacgaggaagaagcagaggaggaagatcAGGAAGGACAAGGTGGGGTGGGCAGCCCCCTTAAGGCGGTGTCCAAGAAGCATAAGATGAGCTTAAAGCAGAAGATGAAGGAGCCAGAGGAAGCTGGCCGGGAGACACCCTCCACCACCGTCCCCATGGTCACTGTCCCACAGATACCCTCTTACAG GTTGAACAAGATCTGTAGTGGTCTGTCCTTTCAGAGGAAAAACCAATTCATGCAGCGGCTTCACAACTACTGGCTGTTGAAACGGCAGGCTCGGAATGGCGTGCCCCTCATCAGGCGCCTGCACTCCCACCTACAGTCCCAGAGAAACGCTGAGCAG CGGGAGCAGGACGAAAAGACGAGCGCGGTGAAGGAGGAGCTGAAGTACTGGCAGAAACTCCGGCACGACCTGGAGCGGGCCAGGCTGCTGATCGAGCTCATCCGCAAACGGGAGAAGCTGAAGCGGGAGCAG GTCAGGGTGCAGCAGGCCGCCATGGAGCTGGAGCTGATGCCATTCACAGTTCTGCTGAGGACAACTCTGGACCTGTTGCAGGAAAAGGACCCTGCACACATCTTTGCTGAACCTGTCAGCCTGAGTGAG GTTCCAGATTACCTGGAATTCATATCCAAGCCAATGGATTTTTCTACTATGAGGCGGAAGCTGGAATCTCACCTGTACCACACCTTGGAGGAGTTTGAGGAGGACTTTAACCTTATAGTTACCAACTGCATGAAGTATAATGCTAAAGACACAATTTTCCACCGAGCAGCTGTCCGCCTGCGGGACCTGGGAGGGGCCATCCTGCGGCATGCCCGTCGGCAGGCAGAGAACATCGGCTATGATCTCGAGAGGGGCACCCACTTGCCCGAGTCACCCAAATTGGAAGACTTTTACCGATTCTCCTGGGAGGATG TGGATAACATCCTCATCCCAGAGAACCGGGCCCACCTGTCCCCAGAGGTGCAGCTGAAAGAGCTGCTGGAGAAACTGGACCTGGTGAGCGCTATGCGGTCCAGCGGGGCCCGCACCCGTCGCGTCCGCATGCTGCGCAGGGAGATCAATGCCCTTCGGCAAAAGCTAGCACAGCCAGCGCCACCACAGCTACTGTCCGTGACCAAGACAGTGTCCAATGGGGAGCTGCCAGCGGGACCTCGGGGGGATGCAGCTGCGCTGGAGCAGGCCTTGCAGGAAGAGCCGGAAGACGATGGGGACAGAG ATGATTCCAAATTGCCTGCTCCACCAACCCTGGAGCCTACCGGGCCTGCACCGTCCTTGTCTGAACAGGAATCTCCCCCAGACCCCCCCACCCTGAAACCCATCAGTGACAGCAAGCCTTCGGGCCGATCCCTAAAGTCCCAGGAGGTGGAAGATGATGAGCTCTTGGAGAAATCAGCCCTGCAGCTGGGGAGCGAGTCCTTGCGATGTTTGCTCAGTGACAATGGCATTGATAGACTGTCTCCCGTGAACCCTGACAGCCCTCCTGGTACCCCTCTCAGTGGGGTGGGCCGCCGAACGTCAGTCCTCTTCAAGAAGGCCAAGAATGGGGTGAAGATGCAGAGGAGTCCAGACGGGGCCCTGGAGAATGGCGAGGACCACGGTGCAGTGGACTCTCCTGCTTCTCCAGCCAGCACGGAAGACGAGCACTGCTCCAGGAAGCGGCCAAGGAGCAGGGGCTGTAGTGACAGTGAAGGGGCCAGGTCCCCTCggcaggaggaagagccag GCATGACTAACGGCTTTGGAAAACACACCGAAAGCGGGTCTGACTCGGAATGTAGTTTGGGTCTCAGTGGAGGACTGGCGTTTGAAGCTGGCAG TGGTCTGACACCTCCCAAACGCAGCCGTGGGAAGCCAGCCCTGTCGAGAGTGCCCTTCCTGGAAGGTGTGAATGGAGACGCGGACCACAGTGGCTCAG gcagaaGCCTCCTGATGCCCTTTGAAGACCGCGGAGACCTggaacccctggagctggtgtgGGCCAAGTGCCGAGGCTACCCCTCCTACCCTGCCTTG ATCATCGATCCCAAGATGCCCCGGGAGGGCCTCCTGCACAATGGTGTCCCCATCCCTGTCCCTCCACTGGACGTGCTGAAGCTGGGcgagcagaagcaggcagaggctggagagaagctcttccttgttctcttctttGACAACAAACGCACCTG GCAGTGGCTTCCAAGGGACAAAGTCCTGCCTTTGGGTGTGGAGGACACCGTGGACAAACTCAAGATGTTGGAAGGCCGCAAGACCAGCATCCGCAAGTCTGTACAGGTGGCCTATGACCGTGCAATGATCCACCTGAGCCGAGTACGTGGACCCCACTCCTTCGTCACTTCCAGCTACCTGTGA
- the Brpf3 gene encoding bromodomain and PHD finger-containing protein 3 isoform X2: MRKPRRKSRQNAEGRRSPSPYSLKCSPTRETLTYAQAQRIVEVDIDGRLHRISIYDPLKIITEDELTAQDITECNSNKENSEQPQFPAKSKKPSSKGKKKESCSKHASGTSFHLPQPSFRVVDTGSQPEAPPLPAAYYRYIEKPPEDLDAEVEYDMDEEDLAWLDMVNEKRRVDGHSVVSPDTFELLVDRLEKESYLESRSSGAQQSLIDEDAFCCVCLDDECHNSNVILFCDICNLAVHQECYGVPYIPEGQWLCRCCLQSPSRPVDCVLCPNKGGAFKQTSDGHWAHVVCAIWIPEVCFANTVFLEPIEGIDNIPPARWKLTCYICKQKGLGAAIQCHKVNCYTAFHVTCAQRAGLFMKIEPMRETSLNGTIFTVRKTAYCEAHSPCVTTARRKGDSPRSLSEAGDEDGLKEGGREEDEEEAEEEDQEGQGGVGSPLKAVSKKHKMSLKQKMKEPEEAGRETPSTTVPMVTVPQIPSYRLNKICSGLSFQRKNQFMQRLHNYWLLKRQARNGVPLIRRLHSHLQSQRNAEQREQDEKTSAVKEELKYWQKLRHDLERARLLIELIRKREKLKREQVRVQQAAMELELMPFTVLLRTTLDLLQEKDPAHIFAEPVSLSEVPDYLEFISKPMDFSTMRRKLESHLYHTLEEFEEDFNLIVTNCMKYNAKDTIFHRAAVRLRDLGGAILRHARRQAENIGYDLERGTHLPESPKLEDFYRFSWEDVDNILIPENRAHLSPEVQLKELLEKLDLVSAMRSSGARTRRVRMLRREINALRQKLAQPAPPQLLSVTKTVSNGELPAGPRGDAAALEQALQEEPEDDGDRDDSKLPAPPTLEPTGPAPSLSEQESPPDPPTLKPISDSKPSGRSLKSQEVEDDELLEKSALQLGSESLRCLLSDNGIDRLSPVNPDSPPGTPLSGVGRRTSVLFKKAKNGVKMQRSPDGALENGEDHGAVDSPASPASTEDEHCSRKRPRSRGCSDSEGARSPRQEEEPGMTNGFGKHTESGSDSECSLGLSGGLAFEAGSGLTPPKRSRGKPALSRVPFLEGVNGDADHSGSDHRSQDAPGGPPAQWCPHPCPSTGRAEAGRAEAGRGWREALPCSLL; encoded by the exons ATGAGGAAACCTCGGCGAAAGTCACGGCAGAATGCCGAGGGCCGGAGATCCCCATCCCCATATAGTCTTAAGTGCTCACCCACACGAGAGACATTGACATATGCCCAAGCCCAGAGGATTGTCGAGGTCGACATCGATGGCCGCCTACATCGTATCAGCATTTATGACCCACTCAAGATCATCACTGAAGATGAGCTAACTGCTCAGGATATCACTGAATGCAACAGTAACAAGGAAAACAGTGAGCAGCCTCAGTTCCCTGCCAAGTCCAAGAAACCCTCATCTAAAGGCAAGAAGAAGGAGTCCTGTTCCAAGCATGCATCTGGCACCTCCTTCCACCTCCCGCAGCCCAGCTTTCGTGTGGTGGATACGGGTAGCCAGCCGGAAGCACCCCCATTGCCTGCTGCTTATTACCGCTACATTGAGAAGCCTCCCGAAGACCTGGATGCAGAGGTGGAATATGACATGGATGAGGAGGACCTTGCCTGGCTAGACATGGTCAACGAGAAGCGTCGAGTAGATGGGCACAGTGTGGTGTCCCCAGATACCTTCGAGCTGCTGGTGGACCGGCTTGAGAAGGAGTCATACTTGGAAAGTCGCAGCAGTGGGGCTCAGCAATCACTAATTGATGAAGACGCCTTCTGCTGTGTGTGCCTGGATGATGAATGCCACAATAGCAACGTCATCCTGTTCTGTGACATCTGCAACTTAGCCGTGCACCAGGAGTGCTACGGTGTCCCCTACATCCCAGAGGGCCAGTGGCTATGCCGCTGCTGCCTACAGTCTCCCTCTCGGCCAGTAGATTGTGTCCTTTGCCCCAATAAAGGTGGGGCCTTCAAACAGACCAGCGATGGCCACTGGGCCCATGTAGTCTGTGCCATCTGGATCCCTGAAGTCTGCTTTGCCAATACCGTGTTCCTGGAGCCCATCGAGGGCATTGACAACATTCCACCTGCCCGCTGGAAACTGACCTGCTATATCTGCAAGCAGAAAGGGCTGGGTGCCGCCATCCAGTGCCATAAAGTGAACTGCTACACTGCCTTCCATGTGACATGCGCACAGCGGGCTGGACTCTTCATGAAGATTGAGCCCATGAGAGAAACCAGCCTCAATGGCACCATCTTTACCGTGCGAAAGACCGCGTACTGTGAGGCCCACTCTCCCTGTGTTACCACTGCCAGGAGAAAGGGTGACTCACCCAGAAGCCTCAGTGAGGCGGGGGATGAGGACGGGCTGAAAGAGGGTGGCAGGGAGGAGGacgaggaagaagcagaggaggaagatcAGGAAGGACAAGGTGGGGTGGGCAGCCCCCTTAAGGCGGTGTCCAAGAAGCATAAGATGAGCTTAAAGCAGAAGATGAAGGAGCCAGAGGAAGCTGGCCGGGAGACACCCTCCACCACCGTCCCCATGGTCACTGTCCCACAGATACCCTCTTACAG GTTGAACAAGATCTGTAGTGGTCTGTCCTTTCAGAGGAAAAACCAATTCATGCAGCGGCTTCACAACTACTGGCTGTTGAAACGGCAGGCTCGGAATGGCGTGCCCCTCATCAGGCGCCTGCACTCCCACCTACAGTCCCAGAGAAACGCTGAGCAG CGGGAGCAGGACGAAAAGACGAGCGCGGTGAAGGAGGAGCTGAAGTACTGGCAGAAACTCCGGCACGACCTGGAGCGGGCCAGGCTGCTGATCGAGCTCATCCGCAAACGGGAGAAGCTGAAGCGGGAGCAG GTCAGGGTGCAGCAGGCCGCCATGGAGCTGGAGCTGATGCCATTCACAGTTCTGCTGAGGACAACTCTGGACCTGTTGCAGGAAAAGGACCCTGCACACATCTTTGCTGAACCTGTCAGCCTGAGTGAG GTTCCAGATTACCTGGAATTCATATCCAAGCCAATGGATTTTTCTACTATGAGGCGGAAGCTGGAATCTCACCTGTACCACACCTTGGAGGAGTTTGAGGAGGACTTTAACCTTATAGTTACCAACTGCATGAAGTATAATGCTAAAGACACAATTTTCCACCGAGCAGCTGTCCGCCTGCGGGACCTGGGAGGGGCCATCCTGCGGCATGCCCGTCGGCAGGCAGAGAACATCGGCTATGATCTCGAGAGGGGCACCCACTTGCCCGAGTCACCCAAATTGGAAGACTTTTACCGATTCTCCTGGGAGGATG TGGATAACATCCTCATCCCAGAGAACCGGGCCCACCTGTCCCCAGAGGTGCAGCTGAAAGAGCTGCTGGAGAAACTGGACCTGGTGAGCGCTATGCGGTCCAGCGGGGCCCGCACCCGTCGCGTCCGCATGCTGCGCAGGGAGATCAATGCCCTTCGGCAAAAGCTAGCACAGCCAGCGCCACCACAGCTACTGTCCGTGACCAAGACAGTGTCCAATGGGGAGCTGCCAGCGGGACCTCGGGGGGATGCAGCTGCGCTGGAGCAGGCCTTGCAGGAAGAGCCGGAAGACGATGGGGACAGAG ATGATTCCAAATTGCCTGCTCCACCAACCCTGGAGCCTACCGGGCCTGCACCGTCCTTGTCTGAACAGGAATCTCCCCCAGACCCCCCCACCCTGAAACCCATCAGTGACAGCAAGCCTTCGGGCCGATCCCTAAAGTCCCAGGAGGTGGAAGATGATGAGCTCTTGGAGAAATCAGCCCTGCAGCTGGGGAGCGAGTCCTTGCGATGTTTGCTCAGTGACAATGGCATTGATAGACTGTCTCCCGTGAACCCTGACAGCCCTCCTGGTACCCCTCTCAGTGGGGTGGGCCGCCGAACGTCAGTCCTCTTCAAGAAGGCCAAGAATGGGGTGAAGATGCAGAGGAGTCCAGACGGGGCCCTGGAGAATGGCGAGGACCACGGTGCAGTGGACTCTCCTGCTTCTCCAGCCAGCACGGAAGACGAGCACTGCTCCAGGAAGCGGCCAAGGAGCAGGGGCTGTAGTGACAGTGAAGGGGCCAGGTCCCCTCggcaggaggaagagccag GCATGACTAACGGCTTTGGAAAACACACCGAAAGCGGGTCTGACTCGGAATGTAGTTTGGGTCTCAGTGGAGGACTGGCGTTTGAAGCTGGCAG TGGTCTGACACCTCCCAAACGCAGCCGTGGGAAGCCAGCCCTGTCGAGAGTGCCCTTCCTGGAAGGTGTGAATGGAGACGCGGACCACAGTGGCTCAG ATCATCGATCCCAAGATGCCCCGGGAGGGCCTCCTGCACAATGGTGTCCCCATCCCTGTCCCTCCACTGGACGTGCTGAAGCTGGGcgagcagaagcaggcagaggctggagagaagctcttccttgttctcttctttGA
- the LOC118569433 gene encoding basic proline-rich protein-like, producing MAGAGGGPRFAAPPRAPSPAPPPPPLQGGARAPPPRPTGTPLGAPAAPPLPRAPRSVPPPAGPLASGGPLGAGGRTGGRAGRATRAGRLAARRRERGLLPRRPCAPSPPGPAAAPGGGGGMEPPPPPPPLPPRSPAEGREGSAPRQDPPLGLPPPPPPLPSLPPRLEPPHAKRERESAGRPERMPPPEPEPGAAAAAGRRSAERRRGRQRGTVPGSASRWRCGRGGGGRAHTPGLPRSRSSRGSRSGSREPWPSPASRLEGGARATPEVRAGGVWFPRGRGPRRSPKAVPPQVPGTKVQRCPPLPPPPGCTARERPASVVCPEAAADLLFIAL from the exons ATGGCGGGTGCGGGAGGGGGTCCTCGCTTTGCAGCTCCCCCTCGCGCGCCGTCCCCGGCTCCGCCGCCGCCCCCGCTCCAGGGGGGAGCTCGCGCGCCGCCCCCGCGCCCCACCGGGACGCCCCTGGGCGCCCCGGCTGCACCCCCTCTTCCCCGCGCGCCGCGCTCGGTCCCC CCGCCGGCCGGGCCCCTGGCTTCGGGGGGCCCCCTGGGCGCGGGCGGGCggacgggcgggcgggcgggccgggCCACCCGAGCAGGTCGGCTCGCGGCCCGGCGGAGGGAGCGCGGCCTCCTCCCGCGCCGGCCCTGCGCTCCGTCTCCCCCCGGCCCGGCCGCCGCTCccgggggaggagggggaatggagccgccgccgccgccgccaccgctgccgccacGGAGCCCGGCCGAGGGGAGGGAGGGATCAGCCCCCAGGCAGGATCCGCCCCTCGGCCTCCCCCCGCCACCTCCACCCCTTCCCTCGCTCCCTCCCCGGCTCGAGCCGCCGCACGCGAAGCGGGAGCGCGAAAGCGCGGGGAGACCGGAGCGGATGCCCCCGCCCGAGCCCGAGCccggcgcggcggcggcggcggggagACGGAGCGCGGAGCGGCGGCGCGGCCGCCAACGGGGCACCGTCCCCGGCTCGGCCTCACGGTGGCGGTGCGGACGCGGCGGCGGGGGCCGAGCGCACACCCCGGGCCTGCCCCGCAGCAGATCTAGCCGGGGTTCCCGCTCGGGATCCAGGGAGCCGTGGCCGTCCCCCGCGTCCCGGCTAGAGGGTGGCGCCAGGGCGACCCCCGAGGTCCGTGCTGGCGGTGTGTGGTTTCCGCGGGGCCGGGGCCCGCGCCGCTCCCCGAAAGCCGTCCCTCCCCAGGTCCCCGGGACAAAGGTCCAGCGATGTCCACCGCTCCCCCCTCCACCAGGCTGCACAGCCCGGGAAAGACCCGCGTCTGTTGTGTGCCCAG AAGCGGCTGCGGATCTCCTATTCATTGCTTTGTGA